A region of Vitis vinifera cultivar Pinot Noir 40024 chromosome 15, ASM3070453v1 DNA encodes the following proteins:
- the LOC100250090 gene encoding probable disease resistance protein RF45, producing MAESSVAFFLAKLSNLVIQEASLFGEVEGQVKLLRNELKWMRLFLKDADSKCIYDERIKLWVEQIREVAHDAEDVIDEFIFNMDNQRQKRLKNLKFLKRLPTCVGFADKLPFIHELDSRVKEINVMIEKIMVNRSKYGLEALVTPSSTSTDHGVSQQERRTPTVEETDVVEIKDGMEVVKQMLIKEDPMQPRAVVSIVGMGGLGKTTLAKKVYNHSDVKQHFDCQAWVYVSQEFKPRELLLSIISSVISLSNEEKKEMREMGEDELGGKLRECLNDKKYLVAMDDVWSIEAWSSLRSYLPESRNGSKVLMTTRNKEIAAQANPHEVVGHTDSQALVYELRIMDGNESWELFLKKTFGARDITPLSLSKALEELGRKIVAKCKGLPLAIVVLGGLLSTKEKTEPSWERVLANIDWHLNRGPESCFGILALSYNDLPYYLKSCFLYCGIFPEASEIKASKLIHLWIAEGFVERRGKEKLEDIAEDYLYELIHRSMVQVARKKANGRVMSCRIHDLLRDLAISEARDAKLFEVHENIDFAFPSSVRRLSIHQHLVKNNISQHLHNSLLRSLIFFADPIERRDWRSIREHVKLLSVLDLGRIKGNYILPKEIGELIHLKFLCIKGTDRVTLPSSIKRLVNLQNLNLGYTDSYIPCTIWKLRELRHLNCRGGEISSQSKLNKCMNGYLGVEQLTNLQTLALRPGSWLEGDGLGKLTQLRTLNLTGWLTPYLEKGFFDSIAELTTLRTLVLKDSMGCKKKEELVIQFGWKWQQHFVEDKTLIPGLMSFSRHTYLYKVGLQGKVDKLPEQTEFYPPNLLELTLCDCKLKDDPMLILEKLPTLRSLTLSCGSYVGKKMVCSFGGFLQLESLELVGLSNLEELTVEEGALCNLRTLKIWTCCRMKKFPHGLLQMKKLEKLDLFKPGDELIEEVQQREGEEWDRIRLITSIKK from the coding sequence ATGGCAGAAAGCAGTGTTGCGTTTTTCCTGGCGAAGTTGAGCAACTTGGTTATACAAGAAGCTTCTCTATTTGGAGAAGTAGAAGGCCAGGTGAAGCTGCTGCGCAATGAGCTCAAATGGATGCGCCTCTTCCTCAAAGACGCGGATTCAAAGTGCATATACGATGAAAGAATCAAGCTGTGGGTGGAGCAGATCAGAGAGGTAGCCCATGATGCTGAAGATGTCATCGATGAGTTCATCTTCAACATGGATAACCAGAGGCAGAAAAGGCTCAAAAATCTCAAGTTCCTTAAGCGCTTACCTACCTGCGTAGGATTCGCGGACAAGTTACCTTTCATACACGAGCTCGACAGTCGGGTGAAGGAGATCAATGTCATGATAGAGAAGATCATGGTCAATAGATCCAAGTATGGTCTTGAAGCCCTAGTGACTCCCAGCTCGACCAGTACTGATCATGGAGTTTCTCAGCAGGAGCGGCGGACCCCAACTGTTGAAGAGACTGACGTGGTGGAGATCAAAGATGGTATGGAGGTGGTGAAGCAGATGCTGATTAAGGAAGATCCGATGCAGCCGAGAGCAGTGGTGTCCATTGTGGGAATGGGCGGCCTAGGCAAGACAACTCTTGCTAAGAAAGTCTACAATCATAGTGATGTTAAGCAGCACTTTGATTGTCAAGCTTGGGTTTATGTTTCTCAAGAATTCAAGCCAAGGGAGCTTCTACTCAGCATCATCAGTTCTGTCATCTCCCTcagcaatgaagaaaagaaagaaatgagagagaTGGGAGAGGACGAGCTAGGTGGGAAGCTTCGTGAATGCCTCAACGACAAGAAGTACCTGGTAGCCATGGATGATGTATGGAGTATTGAAGCTTGGAGTAGCTTGCGCTCCTATCTTCCTGAGTCTAGGAATGGCAGCAAAGTGCTGATGACCACCCGAAATAAAGAAATTGCTGCACAAGCCAATCCGCATGAAGTTGTTGGGCACACCGATTCACAGGCTCTTGTCTATGAACTCCGCATTATGGATGGTAATGAGAGTTGGGAACTCTTTCTCAAGAAGACTTTTGGAGCGAGAGATATTACACCTCTTTCTTTATCTAAAGCGTTGGAGGAATTGGGAAGGAAAATTGTGGCAAAATGTAAAGGTTTGCCCCTTGCGATTGTGGTGTTAGGAGGCTTATTGTCAACGAAAGAGAAGACAGAACCATCATGGGAGAGAGTACTTGCAAATATAGATTGGCATCTGAATCGAGGCCCGGAGTCATGTTTTGGAATTCTGGCCTTAAGTTACAATGACTTGCCTTATTACTTGAAGTCATGTTTTCTTTACTGTGGTATTTTCCCAGAAGCCTCTGAAATCAAGGCTAGTAAGTTGATTCACTTATGGATTGCTGAAGGTTTTGTTGAAAGAAGAGGCAAAGAAAAGTTAGAAGACATTGCTGAAGATTATTTGTATGAACTGATCCACAGAAGCATGGTTCAGGTGGCTCGAAAGAAGGCAAATGGAAGAGTGATGTCTTGTCGCATACATGATCTCCTTCGGGACCTTGCTATTTCAGAGGCCAGAGATGCAAAACTTTTTGAGGTACATGAAAACATTGATTTCGCATTTCCTAGTAGTGTTCGTCGGTTAAGCATTCATCAACATCTCGTCAAGAACAACATTTCTCAGCATTTGCATAATTCACTTCTTAGatctttgattttctttgctGACCCTATTGAGAGAAGGGATTGGAGATCTATACGAGAGCACGTTAAATTGCTTAGTGTATTGGATCTAGGGAGGATAAAGGGGAATTATATCCTCCCAAAGGAGATAGGAGAACTCATCCACTTGAAATTCTTATGCATAAAGGGAACTGATAGAGTAACGCTTCCATCATCCATTAAGAGACTTGTTAATCTGCAAAATCTCAATTTAGGATACACTGATTCCTACATACCTTGTACAATTTGGAAATTGCGGGAATTGAGACATCTAAATTGTCGTGGTGGCGAGATCTCAAGtcaatccaaattaaataagtGCATGAATGGTTATTTGGGTGTGGAGCAACTCACCAATCTTCAAACATTAGCATTACGGCCAGGAAGTTGGTTGGAGGGGGATGGCTTAGGAAAACTTACCCAACTGAGGACACTAAATTTAACGGGATGGTTGACTCCGTATTTGGAGAAGGGGTTTTTTGATTCTATTGCTGAATTGACAACTCTTCGGACCTTGGTTTTGAAGGATTCGATGGGTTGTAAGAAGAAAGAGGAATTAGTAATTCAGTTTGGATGGAAGTGGCAGCAGCATTTTGTTGAAGACAAAACATTGATACCAGGACTCATGTCTTTCTCACGCCACACCTATCTCTATAAAGTGGGCCTACAAGGAAAGGTGGACAAATTACCAGAGCAAACTGAATTCTACCCTCCCAACCTCCTCGAACTCACTTTGTGCGACTGTAAGCTAAAGGATGACCCAATGTTGATTCTAGAGAAGCTCCCAACCTTGAGAAGTCTTACATTATCATGTGGCTCATATGTTGGAAAGAAAATGGTTTGTTCCTTTGGAGGATTTCTTCAACTTGAAAGCCTAGAACTGGTTGGTTTATCTAATTTGGAAGAATTGACAGTTGAGGAAGGAGCATTGTGTAATCTGAGGACTCTCAAGATTTGGACTTGTTGTAGAATGAAAAAATTTCCACATGGATTGTTGCAGATGAAAAAACTTGAGAAATTGGACCTGTTCAAACCCGGAGacgaattaattgaagaggtcCAGCAAAGAGAGGGAGAGGAGTGGGATAGAATTCGTCTCATCACCTCCATAAAGAAGTGA
- the LOC132255190 gene encoding uncharacterized protein LOC132255190, with product MTVAKRYLPDKALKKKNGYYLGTKSPAANKRSRDTKTLPPLPPLRRSISELLPVVSPPRTGVSGHGEMVTGSPVVSQDNPDPERFKRMMERMKEMKQWWHEVVLEVEDAGSHHNNTNEASNAETEDLVIIERMGDFISIYLKCPCSKTYQLLISGSNCFYRLM from the exons ATGACAGTAGCAAAGAGGTACTTACCAGATAAAgctctgaagaagaagaacggttACTATCTCGGTACAAAATCACCAGCAGCGAACAAACGAAGTCGCGATACAAAAACACTG CCACCTCTGCCTCCTCTTCGCCGGTCCATTTCTGAACTGCTGCCGGTCGTTTCTCCACCAAGAACCGGAGTCAGTGGTCACGGGGAGATGGTTACGGGATCCCCAGTGGTGTCCCAAGATAACCCTGACCCTGAG AGGTTCAAGAGAATGATGGAAAGGATGAAAGAGATGAAACAGTGGTGGCATGAAGTAGTGCTGGAAGTAGAGGATGCTGGGTCTCATCACAACAATACAAAT GAGGCTTCAAATGCAGAAACAGAGGACCTTGTGATCATAGAGAGGATGGGGGATTTCATTAGCATATACTTGAAGTGTCCCTGTTCCAAAACCTACCAACTTCTCATCTCTGGAAGCAACTGCTTCTACAGGCTCATGTAG